One region of Camelina sativa cultivar DH55 chromosome 6, Cs, whole genome shotgun sequence genomic DNA includes:
- the LOC104791959 gene encoding calmodulin-interacting protein 111 yields the protein MPSKKKQSRTPSRLSNSEPPASPKTPASSTTSRDTDSINEEELRRSIEEASASFPCLLGKAAIIGRVADVASESIRGSKIWLSETSMVAASLSPGSTVSVSLASPESRFSRSFPLSSIKAEYGDDSDSSSIANEPGNYFVLATVFSSSKVLKDAVRISLNLCYGLGCPVSGRTVFVYPVSGPSLSDQLNGNGGSLSNDVNHLSLLACKELSLELTPFRNMLLQANNGFQSSHEQNGNGNSTPKTPSNLLKFSSPRPKSPASPIKEDPVFSTKQQFSSESSLDLREVLSNESSKRLLQICASSWLYPCSLLYGNFVAVPILSEICIFCVKGADKRPSDTSNRNHAFMINQETKVYLHHTLDLASGTSAQGLQFDEDNEGENSGCELAKLGGLSKEYTILRDIIVSSSTKNSLSSLGLRPTKGVLIHGPPGTGKTSLARSFARDSGVNFFSVNGSEIISQYLGESEKALDEVFRSASNASPAVVFIDDLDAIAPARKEGGEELSQRMVATLLNLMDGISRSDGVVVIAATNRPDSIEPALRRPGRLDREIEIGVPSSAQRSDILHTILRGMHHSLSVIQVEQLAMATHGFVGADLSALCCEAAFVCLRRHLDQSSSSNNSPLEEAPIAESSTIMSDISSDDSDSASSCVTVSTTTPEDQQSLGLNGTVSLVADGIQNGGNSCSEQILSKEGEPTLSVGFEDFETAKTKIRPSAMREVILEVPKVNWEDVGGQNEVKNQLMEAVEWPQKHQDAFKRIGTKPPSGILMFGPPGCSKTLMARAVASEAGLNFLAVKGPELFSKWVGESEKAVRSLFAKARANAPSIIFFDEIDSLASIRGKENDGVSVSDRVMSQLLVELDGLHQRVGVTVIAATNRPDKIDSALLRPGRFDRLLYVGPPNEADREAILKIHLRKIPCSSDICLKELASITKGYTGADISLICREAAIAALEESLEMEEISMRHLKAAISQIEPTEIQSYKALSEKFQRLVHTDPQRDEEVTQSGNKSRPLWTPLKSVALFLRRHIGL from the exons ATGCCTTCGAAGAAGAAGCAGTCGAGGACGCCATCACGGCTATCCAATTCAGAACCGCCTGCGTCTCCCAAAACGCCGGCGTCTTCAACAACGAGTCGAGACACAGATTCTATCAACGAAGAAGAACTTAGGAGAAGTATTGAAGAAGCGTCAGCTTCGTTTCCTTGTCTTCTCGGAAAAGCTGCAATCATTGGAAGAGTAGCCGATGTTGCATCAGAGTCTATCAGAGGCTCTAAGATTTGGCTATCGGAAACTTCGATGGTCGCTGCTTCTCTCAGCCCTGGTTCCACTGTATCg GTATCACTGGCTTCTCCGGAGAGTAGATTTTCGAGAAGCTTCCCTCTCAGCTCGATAAAAGCTGAATATGGAGATGACAGTGATAGTAGTAGCATTGCAAATGAACCAGGGAACTATTTTGTGCTTGCCactgttttctcttcttcaaag GTTTTGAAGGATGCTGTTCGTATTTCATTGAATCTATGCTATGGGCTTGGTTGTCCTGTCTCAGGCAGGACTGTTTTTGTTTACCCTGTTAGCGGGCCTTCTTTAAGTGATCAGTTAAACGGGAATGGTGGATCACTCAGTAATGATGTTAATCATCTTTCGCTTCTTGCGTGCAAAGAGTTGTCTTTGGAGTTGACTCCCTTCAGGAATATGTTACTACAAGCTAATAATGGTTTTCAAAGTTCTCACGAGCAGAACGGAAATGGGAATTCAACTCCTAAGACACCATCAAACTTGCTTAAGTTTAGTTCTCCTCGCCCCAAATCTCCGGCTTCACCAATCAAAGAGGACCCTGTTTTCAGTACCAAGCAGCAGTTTTCATCTGAAAGCTCACTTGATTTACGAGAGGTGTTGAGCAATGAAAGTTCGAAAAGGCTTCTGCAGATTTGTGCAAGTTCGTGGCTTTACCCTTGTAGCCTGCTGTATGGGAATTTCGTCGCTGTACCAATTCTCTCAGAAATCTGTATATTCTGTGTCAAAGGAGCTGATAAAAGGCCATCTGATACGTCCAATAGAAATCATGCTTTTATGATAAATCAGGAAACTAAAGTCTACCTCCATCATACATTGGACTTAGCATCTGGAACATCTGCGCAAGGTCTGCAGTTTGATGAAGACAATGAAGGAGAAAATTCAGGATGTGAACTCGCAAAGTTAGGTGGTCTCTCTAAAGAATATACAATTTTGAGGGACATAATTGTTTCCTCATCCACAAAGAATTCCTTATCAAG TCTTGGTTTGCGACCTACAAAGGGAGTGCTTATTCATGGACCTCCAGGCACAGGGAAAACATCTTTGGCTCGGTCCTTTGCCCGTGATTCTGGTGTCAACTTTTTCTCTGTGAATGGATCTGAGATTATAAGCCAGTATTTGGGTGAAAGTGAGAAAGCTCTAGATGAGGTTTTCAGATCTGCTAGCAATGCTTCACCTGCTGTG GTGTTCATTGATGACTTGGATGCCATTGCTCCTGCCCGGAAAGAAGGAGGCGAAGAATTGTCTCAGAGGATGGTAGCTACGTTACTGAATTTAATGGATGGAATAAGTAGGAGTGATGGCGTTGTTGTAATTGCTGCAACCAATAGACCTGATAGCATTGAGCCCGCCCTTAGACGGCCGGGAAGACTAGACAGGGAAATTGAAATTG GTGTACCATCTTCTGCACAACGGTCCGATATACTTCACACAATTCTCCGTGGGATGCATCATTCACTTTCAGTCATCCAGGTTGAACAGCTTGCTATGGCAACACATGGTTTTGTTGGTGCAGATCTGTCTGCACTGTGTTGTGAGGCAGCCTTTGTTTGCTTAAGGCGGCATCTTGATCAGAGCTCCTCCTCTAACAATTCGCCTCTTGAAGAAGCACCTATTGCTGAATCCTCGACAATTATGTCAGACATATCATCTGATGATTCGGATTCTGCATCATCATGTGTCACAGTTTCAACCACTACTCCAGAGGATCAGCAATCATTGGGTTTAAATGGGACAGTCTCTCTAGTAGCAGATGGTATTCAAAACGGTGGCAACTCTTGTTCTGAACAGATACTTAGCAAAGAAGGGGAACCTACCTTAAGTGTAGGATTTGAAGATTTTGAAACTGCTAAGACCAAAATCAGACCTAGTGCCATGCGAGAG GTGATACTAGAGGTTCCTAAAGTTAACTGGGAAGATGTTGGTGGCCAAAACGAGGTGAAAAATCAACTAATGGAAGCAGTAGAATGGCCTCAAAAACATCAGGACGCGTTTAAGAGAATAGGTACAAAGCCACCAAGTGGGATACTGATGTTCGGTCCTCCTGGATGTAGCAAGACCCTTATGGCACGTGCAGTAGCTTCTGAAGCCGGGCTTAATTTCCTTGCAGTCAAAGGTCCAGAACTATTCAGCAAATGGGTTGGTGAATCAGAGAAGGCTGTGAGGTCCCTTTTTGCGAAGGCAAGAGCAAATGCCCCCTCTATTATCTTTTTTGATGAGATTGATAGTCTTGCCTCCATTAGGGGCAAAGAAAATGATGGAGTGTCAGTTTCAGACAGAGTTATGAGCCAACTTCTTGTGGAGCTCGATG GTTTGCATCAAAGAGTTGGTGTTACCGTCATTGCTGCTACAAACCGGCCAGACAAGATCGATTCTGCCCTACTAAGACCTG GACGCTTTGACCGCTTGTTATATGTTGGACCGCCTAATGAAGCTGATCGTGAAGCAATACTCAAAATCCATTTGCGTAAAATCCCATGCAGCTCTGATATTTGTTTAAAGGAACTCGCTTCCATTACCAAAGGCTACACAGGAGCTGACATATCATTGATATGCAGAGAAGCAGCTATTGCTGCACTCGAA GAGAGTCTTGAAATGGAGGAAATAAGTATGCGACATTTAAAAGCTGCGATTAGCCAAATCGAACCAACAGAGATTCAGTCTTACAAAGCACTGTCTGAAAAATTCCAAAGACTTGTCCATACAGATCCACAAAGAGATGAGGAGGTTACACAATCAGGAAACAAAAGCCGACCTCTATG GACGCCATTAAAATCCGTTGCACTGTTTCTTCGCCGCCACATTGGTTTGTAA
- the LOC104699168 gene encoding fatty acyl-CoA reductase 6, chloroplastic-like yields the protein MATRNLLATTNAVKLNGVSFSSSFTGKPNRYLARCWPQTTTSRRVQTSCYYRETSLKAVTSLERPEVETDLNSEGIGIVRFLKGKSYLVTGATGFLAKVLIEKMLRESPEIGKIFLLMRSKDQESANKRLYDEIISSDLFKLLKQMHGSSYETFMKSKLVPVIGDIGEDNLGIEPEIADMISKEIDVIISCGGRTTFDDRYDSALSVNALGPNRLLSFGKECKKLKFFLHFSTAYVTGKSEGLVLETPLCIGENITSDLNIESELKLASEAVRKFHGRAETNKLKELGFERAQHYGWDNSYTFTKAMGETILKSNRGDLPVVIIRPSTIESSYKEPFPGWIQGIRMLDPIIVGYGKGQISGFWADSKSLLDITPVDMVVNAAITAMAKHGCGVPELKVYIVASTSHANPLRFGELMDLSYQHLRDSPLEDTEIDLAPMKYHSSLESFTSSVSNTIKIKEGDQSHISTMSDKGKRRLNYFVSMARTYKPYMFFQARFDDTNTTSLMHEMSMEERKMFEFNTKDIDWKHYIANVHLPGLKKQFFQG from the exons ATGGCAACCAGAAATCTGCTCGCCACGACCAACGCCGTCAAGTTGAATGGTGTCAGCTTCTCCTCCTCTTTTACCGGCAAACCTAACCGCTACCTTGCTCGTTGTTGGCCACAGACTACTACTAGTCGTAGAGTCCAAACTTCGTGTTATTATCGTGAGACGTCATTGAAAGCTGTGACGTCGTTAGAGAGGCCTGAGGTAGAAACAGATCTTAACAGTGAAGGAATTGGAATCGTCCGTTTCTTAAAAGGAAAAAGCTATCTCGTTACTGGTGCAACAGGGTTTCTTGCCAAAG TGTTGATTGAGAAAATGTTGAGGGAAAGTCCTGAGATTGGGAAAATCTTCCTTCTAATGAGATCCAAGGATCAAGAATCAGCAAACAAGAGACTCTACGATGAG ATCATAAGCTCTGATCTGTTCAAGCTTCTGAAGCAAATGCACGGGAGCTCTTACGAAACCTTTATGAAGAGCAAGTTGGTTCCAGTAATTGGTGACATTGGAGAAGACAATCTAGGGATCGAACCTGAAATAGCAGACATGATTAGTAAGGAGATTGATGTCATTATCAGTTGTGGTGGTCGTACAACATTCGACGACAG ATACGACTCCGCCCTAAGTGTCAATGCTCTTGGACCTAATAGGCTCTTAAGCTTCGGAAAAGAAtgcaagaaattaaaatttttccTCCATTTTTCAACTg CTTACGTGACTGGCAAGAGTGAGGGGTTAGTACTAGAGACTCCTCTGTGTATTGGAGAAAACATAACTTCTGACTTGAACATCGAATCCGAGCTGAAACTAGCTTCAGAAGCTGTAAGAAAGTTCCATGGCAGAGCAGAAACCAATAAACTGAAAGAACTCGGTTTTGAAAG GGCTCAACACTATGGGTGGGATAATAGTTACACATTCACAAAAGCCATGGGTGAGACTATACTTAAAAGCAATCGAGGAGACTTGCCTGTGGTGATCATAAGGCCTAGTACTATCGAAAGCTCTTACAAGGAGCCTTTCCCTGGCTGGATCCAAGGAATAag AATGCTTGATCCAATCATCGTTGGCTATGGCAAAGGCCAGATTTCTGGATTCTGGGCAGATTCTAAATCTTTATTGGACATCACACCTGTTGATATGGTTGTGAACGCGGCAATAACAGCCATGGCAAAGCATGGTTGTGGTGTACCAGAGCTCAAAGTTTACATTGTCGCTTCTACATCTCATGCAAACCCACTGCGATTTGGCGAGTTGATGGACCTCTCTTACCAACATCTGCGTGACTCTCCACTGGAAGATACAGAGATAGATTTAGCGCCTATGAAATACCACAGTTCCTTAGAGAGTTTCACCTCCTCTGTGTCCAACacgataaaaataaaagaaggagaTCAGTCACATATATCCACAATGAGCGATAAGGGAAAGAGGAGGCTAAACTATTTTGTGTCCATGGCAAGAACATATAAGCCTTACATGTTCTTTCAAGCGCG gtttgACGATACGAATACAACAAGTTTGATGCATGAGATGTCTATGGAAGAGAGAAAGATGTTTGAGTTCAATACCAAAGACATTGACTGGAAGCATTACATTGCCAACGTTCATCTTCCGGGTCTCAAAAAGCAATTCTTTCAGGGATGA